The following are encoded in a window of Rosa chinensis cultivar Old Blush chromosome 4, RchiOBHm-V2, whole genome shotgun sequence genomic DNA:
- the LOC112200298 gene encoding suppressor protein SRP40 has product MPKSRTRTQDTLSPSLLAFKPRQLLLANLNLEMKQSNPNNSAPTLSPHQKGPLLYAVARFLQGNGFSKTLKKFLSEAPIEKNVLKDSSLDLEEMYCKYSEMCNKDNTSVNSQKENGNDPALEKIAKSKDKKKNRKTFELLNQGDEQVCTEELKKPEQVEEADKNGKEKKKRKGKIVSDTPDGVEQCKLEPLSVATEESLKDHTSVKGKGVGDSETEKKSKDKKKKKNKSNDDSVSPNVEQGGVEAKQDANGTSETIADKNLVDIKPKVKKNKKESSGGEDKKVVAMGDASDSVLKKEDIKLSDVEATNNENKSSKKRKRLDSEGNDSEPGKSKEDESAEKSSMQKSIKKQCNGSTEPKTINAFQRVKLDEVVFTDEKLKDNSYWAKDGAEIGYGAKAQEILGQVRGRDFRHEKTKKKRGTYRGGQIDLQSHSVKFNYSDED; this is encoded by the exons ATGCCCAAGTCCCGAACAAGGACGCAGGACACTCTCAGCCCTTCCCTTTTAGCATTCAAGCCTCGCCAACTTCTACTTGCAAACCTAAACCTAGAGATGAAGCAGAGCAACCCCAATAACTCTGCCCCAACCTTAAGTCCTCACCAGAAGGGTCCTCTCCTTTACGCTGTCGCTAGGTTCCTGCAGGGCAATGGGTTCTCTAAAACCCTCAAAAAGTTTCTGTCTGAAGCTCCAATCGAG AAAAATGTGCTGAAGGACTCTTCACTGGATTTGGAAGAGATGTACTGCAAATATTCTGAGATGTG TAATAAGGACAATACAAGTGTTAACAGTCAGAAGGAGAATG GAAATGATCCAGCCCTGGAAAAAATTGCAAAATCTaaggacaaaaagaaaaacagaaagacTTTTGAATTACTCAATCAAGGTGATGAACAAGTCTGCACAGAAGAATTAAAGAAGCCTGAACAAGTGGAAGAGGCTGATAAGAATGgcaaggagaaaaagaaaaggaagggcAAGATTGTTTCTGATACTCCTGATGGTGTAGAACAATGTAAACTAGAGCCATTGTCTGTGGCAACTGAAGAAAGTTTAAAAGATCATACATCTGTCAAGGGAAAAGGTGTTGGCGATTCTGAGACAGAGAAGAAATCTAAggacaagaagaaaaagaaaaacaagtcaAATGATGATTCTGTTAGTCCTAATGTTGAACAGGGTGGCGTGGAAGCAAAACAGGATGCAAATGGAACTAGTGAAACAATTGCAGATAAAAATCTAGTGGATATTAAGCCTAAAGTtaagaagaataagaaggaaAGTTCAGGTGGTGAGGATAAGAAGGTAGTTGCcatgggagatgcaagtgacaGTGTTTTGAAAAAGGAAGATATCAAATTATCTGATGTTGAGGCTACAAATAATGAGAACAAAAGctccaaaaaaaggaaaagattgGATTCTGAAGGAAATGATTCAGAGCCTGGGAAGAGCAAAGAAGATGAAAGTGCTGAGAAGTCTTCCATGCAGAAGAGCATAAAGAAGCAGTGCAATGGTTCAACTGAG CCAAAGACTATTAATGCATTTCAAAGGGTAAAACTGGATGAGGTGGTATTCACAGATGAGAAGCTTAAAGATAATTCTTACTGGGCAAAG GATGGTGCAGAGATTGGCTATGGTGCAAAAGCACAGGAAATTCTCGGTCAAGTCAGAGGAAG